The proteins below come from a single Zea mays cultivar B73 chromosome 8, Zm-B73-REFERENCE-NAM-5.0, whole genome shotgun sequence genomic window:
- the LOC100274051 gene encoding uncharacterized LOC100274051, translated as MRRDGHEGDVSNQGRDGAVMFGPDDDGVKIPTQVETLVKGTAAVAEPEYKQIPDVDYLQELLAIQQQGPRAIGFFGTRNMGFMHQQLIEILSYAMVITKNHIFTSGASGTNAAVIRGALRAEKPELLTVILPQSLKKQPPESQELLSKVQNLLEKPQYDHLPLIEASRLCNMDIISKVQQVICFAFHDSKLLMETCQEAMNLRKIVTLFYLD; from the exons ATGCGAAGAGATGGGCATGAAGGTGATGTGAGCAATCAAGGAAGGGATGGTGCTGTTATGTTTGGGCCAGATGATGATGGTGTAAAGATTCCTACTCAGGTAGAGACTCTTGTAAAGGGCACTGCAGCGGTTGCTGAACCAGAATACAAGCAGATCCCAGATGTAGATTACCTACAG GAGCTGCTGGCTATTCAGCAGCAAGGACCTCGTGCAATAGGTTTCTTTGGAACCCGCAACATGGGATTTATGCACCAACAGCTTATTGAGATCCTGAGCTATGCTATGGTCATAACA AAAAATCATATATTCACATCTGGGGCTTCTGGAACAAATGCAGCTGTTATTAGGGGCGCTTTAAGAGCTGAAAAGCCAGAGTTGCTTACTGTAATTTTACCTCAAAGTCTAAAGAAGCAGCCTCCTGAAAGCCAAGAACTGTTGTCTAAA GTACAAAACTTACTCGAGAAACCACAGTATGATCATTTGCCACTAATTGAGGCTAGCAG GTTATGCAATATGGACATCATCTCTAAGGTCCAACAGGTAATCTGCTTCGCGTTCCACGACAGCAAACTGCTGATGGAAACATGCCAGGAGGCCATGAACCTTCGGAAGATCGTGACACTCTTCTACTTGGATTAG
- the LOC100274051 gene encoding uncharacterized isoform X1, whose translation MTMAGSCAAVPVAGLPSLRTPMPTHLRLGGFMPCSSAARSRGAAVLGCALGARKQTPGVLNQLLCRYMRRDGHEGDVSNQGRDGAVMFGPDDDGVKIPTQVETLVKGTAAVAEPEYKQIPDVDYLQELLAIQQQGPRAIGFFGTRNMGFMHQQLIEILSYAMVITKNHIFTSGASGTNAAVIRGALRAEKPELLTVILPQSLKKQPPESQELLSKVQNLLEKPQYDHLPLIEASRLCNMDIISKVQQVICFAFHDSKLLMETCQEAMNLRKIVTLFYLD comes from the exons ATGACGATGGCGGGTTCTTGCGCCGCGGTGCCCGTTGCCGGTCTCCCCTCGTTGAGGACGCCGATGCCAACTCACCTCAGACTTGGCGGCTTTATGCCCTGTTCCTCGGCCGCGCGGAGTCGCGGCGCCGCCGTGCTGGGATGCGCTCTTGGGGCCAGGAAGCAGACGCCGGGAGTTCTGAACCAG TTGCTCTGCAGATACATGCGAAGAGATGGGCATGAAGGTGATGTGAGCAATCAAGGAAGGGATGGTGCTGTTATGTTTGGGCCAGATGATGATGGTGTAAAGATTCCTACTCAGGTAGAGACTCTTGTAAAGGGCACTGCAGCGGTTGCTGAACCAGAATACAAGCAGATCCCAGATGTAGATTACCTACAG GAGCTGCTGGCTATTCAGCAGCAAGGACCTCGTGCAATAGGTTTCTTTGGAACCCGCAACATGGGATTTATGCACCAACAGCTTATTGAGATCCTGAGCTATGCTATGGTCATAACA AAAAATCATATATTCACATCTGGGGCTTCTGGAACAAATGCAGCTGTTATTAGGGGCGCTTTAAGAGCTGAAAAGCCAGAGTTGCTTACTGTAATTTTACCTCAAAGTCTAAAGAAGCAGCCTCCTGAAAGCCAAGAACTGTTGTCTAAA GTACAAAACTTACTCGAGAAACCACAGTATGATCATTTGCCACTAATTGAGGCTAGCAG GTTATGCAATATGGACATCATCTCTAAGGTCCAACAGGTAATCTGCTTCGCGTTCCACGACAGCAAACTGCTGATGGAAACATGCCAGGAGGCCATGAACCTTCGGAAGATCGTGACACTCTTCTACTTGGATTAG